The genomic window TAAGTATCCCATCCACCACTACTCGGGATATTAGTTAGTGCTAAGCTTACATTATCTATTTCAAACTGTACTTGTGCAGCTTCAGATAGGGTTGCCACCTCATAAGTTAATTTATAGTCCCCGGTTTCAGGAATCGTAATTGTGTACTCAGCATTATCACCTGCATTTACAAAGTTTGTTCCTACACTTGACTTATTCATACCAAACCCGGGACCTCCAAATTCACTATCATCATAAGTTCCATTAGTACTTACAAAGGTTTCTGCCTCAATAATAAAGTTTTTATCGTCTTCGGGTGTTTGTACTATATCAAAACGCACTAAGAAATTTGAACCACCTTTTACCGATGGCCAATCATAACGATGCGCTAAACCCCATTGTACACCGTCTTTTGGCGAAGTACCTTCGTTTCCTGGTCGAAAAATACCCAGGGCTTCAGGAACGTCTTTTACTTTACCTTTTAATTCAAAATTTAATCCGTCTTCTGCAAAAAGAACGGTACCACGTTCGGGACCATCTAATTTGTTTATGATTGCCATACCTCCGTCATAATTCCATACGGCTACTTCGTGACCACTTGTAGTAATGGGATTGTATTGAGATTTTATATAAGGACCGGTAGGCTTATCGGCAATAGCTACCCCCCATCGGATTTCGCGTTCCCCACAATAACGTTCTTCGCCCATACGTTCCCCTTTATAATAAAGGTAAAACTTGTTATCGTAAAACATTAAACAAGGGTCATGTACTTTATGACTATCAAAATCACCTTTAACGGTTGCATCTATACGACTTGTAGAACCGTCCGCCCACTTTCCATTATCCGTTGCTCTTAAAATAGGTTCATCTAATTTGACCCAGGGTCCGTCAGGAGAATCAGCAACTGCCATGGCTACGTTATTTTTAACTCTTTCAATATAAGGCCATTGTACCGTTTGGTAGACCAAATAAAATTTACTTTGATGGACAAAAATTTCCGGAGTAAAAACAGACTGATCATCAAAACGTCCTCTTACGCCTCGAGTCACTGCTGGTCCTTGCTCATCCCATTTAAAACCATCCTCTGAGGTAGCATAGTAAATGTCTGCATTGTCCCACGGAAAAACATTTGTATCACCATCTAGGTTAGCATCACCTCTAAACCAGGTTGATGGCTCAGTTAATTTATAGGTATACCAAACATAAAATTTGTTATTGTGCTTGATTACCGCGGTTGGATCTCTTCTGGTAAACTTGGCGTCTCTTTTTAAAGTTCCTGTAATATTTGATTCTGTCCATTCCATATTCCAAACAGGATCATCAGGAACATTTGGGTTGTTATAATCCTTACAATCGTTTATATAACGCTCCCATCTTAGCGTAGCTACACTTTTTATTTTTGGTCGTAGAGCGATAGACAAATTTGAGTCAGGCGCTAAATTTCTCAAATCTTCAAACATATAGCCATTTCTGTCTATTTGTAAGGTTCTGGTAGCATTTGAATTGACGGTTATACTAAAAGCCCCAGCGCTATTCGTCGTAGTTGTTTGATTAGTTTCTACTAAAACAACAGAAGCGTTGGCAATAGGTGAATTTGTATTTTTATCTAGTACGACGCCGCTATACGATTGATTTTGAGCTTGTACGAAGGTGATTCCTAAGAGGAATAAGGTAATAAGAAATTTTTTCATGATTTGCGATAGTTGGTTATCATTTAAATTGTATCTATATATTGAACGAAATTATAATATATTTATTGGAATGAAAACAATATATACTGTTTTTGCTGATACTCTTTTTTTTTAACATCTGTACACGATTAAAAATTTTTTTTTAGCCTTTTTCATTAGTGTCTGGTAAAAATTCAAGACCCACCTGCAGACGGGCAGGTCGCTATCACTTCTAGCGTCAAGAATATAAGACTAATAGGTGCAATATTAAAAATAGATGCTTTGAAAATATGTAATTGTTGTTTTGAGTCTCATGTTTGGTATATATTAGAAACACCCTTAAAAACAAATAGCGAAATAACGGAAGCCAGTTATTTCGCTATTGATAAAGTTTGACTTACTACTTTGTAGTAACAATATGTTGTTATAGGAGTAGTAAAATATTATAATTATCAGCCTCTGGCCATTTAGGGAAAAAAGCGTCAATTCGAGTGTTTTTTCGTAATGAAATGAAGAAAAAATGTATCGAGAATAGCTTTTTTGACTAAAATCCTTGTTCTCGATAGTTCTGCTGAACTAGCTGAAGTACACTTCTTCCTTTGGGCGAAGCACTCGAACTGACGGATTTTATAATTATATTTATTCAAATGTGTCACGGGTAATTATCACCTACATCTAATACCAAACATCTGTTTTACCGCTACTCGATCGGTACTGGACAAGATAGGAAGAATACGTTCGGTTTGCGAAAAATCACCATTCATTACAGAAAATTTATCAGCTCCAAATCTAGTATTATTAATAAAGATATCACTATCCAATACTTTGCTGTTTCTATGTGAAAAACCAACCGTATGACCCAGTTCATGTGCTACAAGTTTAGCTATAAAGTCTACATTACTGGCATTTGGATTTCGTGCTGGTCGAACTTGCATCAATCGAAACGGATTTAAATTTAAAAATTCACCTACCTGCACTCTACGACCAGGAGATAGTGCACTTCCTCCGGTACCAGCGAACCTGATAGTTACATCCGGGCGGGTATTTACTAATTTAAAAAATAGCACATTATCGCTAACCTGATTCCAGGCTTTAATAGCTTTTGCAATAGCTCTCCCTGCGATAGAGTTAGGAGCAAAATTACTTTTTACTCTTACGAAACGTGCTTTATCACAAGGCGTAACTATATTAAATCGACGGTGCCGCTGAGCAGCTTTTGTATCGATACCCGTATCAGCAGGTAAATCCTCGGCGATTACAGGATTTAAGATATCTTCCGGATACATCAAGATATCTCCTTCAACTTTGTAAAACTCACCTTCTTTAGTAACTGGAATAGTTTGTACATCAAAACCCAAATCTTCTAATCCAGCTAAAATGTTTTTTGGAACTTGTTCTTGTATTGGAGGTTGGACAGCATCAAAGGTTTCTTCTTGACAACTTGTAAGTGCTAGCATAGATAGCGCTATGCTACACAGGCTCATGCTTTTAAACATTGTTTTCATAATAATAAATTTTTGTGTATTTCTGCAAGATAAATAAATTACAAGTTGAAAAATAAATCCTTTACAAGTATTATATTTTTCCTACAAGAACCTATAAGCAGTACTCCCCTCCTATTTCAATTGAAACTATATAGTATGCTAAAGCTACATATACCTTATAAATTCATCCATTCTGCGGCTTTTCTTTGAATTTTTGCAAAGTCTACTGATGCTTTTGCGTTTTGTAATTGTTGATCCAATTCTGCCTGGGACATATTAAAATAGGCTTCGGCAATTTCAAATTGATTTTTACCTTCTTCAATCTGAGTTTTTATATCCGGCACAAATTCTTTTAAAGCCAAATATGCTGAAGAACCTGTTTCATATTGTAGATTTTCCAATACTAACAATAAAATTTCCTGATTGGTAATCCCATAGTCATCGTCCGTTACACTCCCGAAGATAAAAGGCTCGTTTGCTCTGGCGGAAAACGCATTTCGTAAAGCTATTTTTTCCATATATCGAGCGGTTCCTTCCCCTTTTTCGCCGTCTGAAGTAATATCAGTACCAGTAATTACATTCTCTGCACTTCTGATTGCTACATATTGCTTTAACTTTTCTTCTAATTGAACAGTATTTAGGTTTCCGTTGGGAAAGTCTTTAAATATTTGGTGAACCAGTGATTTATATTCATAGTACTGTTGGTTAGGACTAGGAATTAAAGATGGACCATAAGAAGCCCAATCCTCTTGATAAATATGAAAAATCTCATGAACTATAAAGTCAATACTTCCTAAAACTTGCATATCGGGATTAAAAAAACCACCGGGATAGGTCGCTAATCTTCTACCAGCAGTTACCTCTTCATCGGTATACACTTGTATATAGTACACACTGTTCTCATCGATAGTAAAGTCAAAATCATAAGTTCCATTACCCTCACTTCCCATAATAAGATTAAAAGCTTCTTTTGCCTGGGTATCGTATCTAACTACGTTTAAACCTGCACTTTCCTCATCTGGTATAGCGACGGCCCCCATAATGGTGGATTGAGGATTGACCACATAACCTTCATAGGTATCGTCTTCTTCATTCTTACGAATTAAATACATAGGTTTATCTGCTAGTGTATAACCTGGCCAAATAGCTTCTTCTATTAAGGCATCATCTACCGCCTTAATTTGAGAAAATAATTGAGTATGTACAGGATTGTCACCTTCTTCTACTTCGATAATATCCTCTTCATCAAAACAGCTTCCTAAGATTAAAGCCAAAACAAAAAATTTCAATAGGTTTACATTTACTTTCATTATTTATATTTTATAAGTTTTTCTTAAGACAAACTATTTTTACCAAACACGTAATAAAAAATTAAAAAATATGATATACAATTGTAAACTATTAATTTTTAATTATTTACAAATAGATTAGGCTTTAGTTTACAATAGCGTAGCGTAGATAATTCTAATTAATATAAATCAATCCCATCCCCAGTCCTCCCAGAAGAGAAAGTAACTAAAAGTCCTCTCCTTTGGAAAGGATTTAGGATAGGATAGATAGCTCTAAATAATATAGTTGGGTCAATTTTGATACATCTACGCTATTTTAAACTAGAGCCATATGATAGAGTCAATAAATAGAGAGTACTGGATTATTTTAGAATTATTTAACTTTACCGCATATTCGTAAAAATGGAAGATGCGCTGCTTGTTGAACAATTCAAACAAGGTAACTTAAAGAGTTATGAAGTACTGTACAAGAAGTATCACAAAGTGCTGGTACTTTATGCTAAACAGTTTGTAAATGACTTACAGATTGCAGAAAATATCGTACAAGATACCTTTGTAACCCTTTATGAAAAACGCGATGCTTTGCAAATTCATACTTCCTTTAAATCCTTTATGTATACAGTAGTACGTAATAATTGTCTTAATTATCTTAAAAGGGAAAGCAAAATTCTTGTAAACTCAGATATTTCAAATGAGCTGCCAACTCATGAAGAAAGTGAGCATACCATAACTAAACTAGAAATGGCAGAAAAATTACATCGAGCCATCAATCAATTACCACAACAGAATCAACAAATTTTTAAATTAAGTAAATACAGAGGTTTGACTAACGAAGAAATTTCAGAAAAACTGGGTCTTACCAAGCGTACGGTGGAAACTCATATTAGTAACGCACTTAAAAAGTTAAGGGCAACCTTAACCATGATGGTTATAATACTTATAAATTTTATAACTTTAATTTACGTGTTGTTTATTTCAAATTTGTCATATCTATAAAGAGGTCCTTATGAACGAAAATTACTCAAATATAAACGATACGACCCTCTACCGTTATTTGGAAGAATCTACCTCAGCGCAAGAAAAAACTCAGGTAGAAAACTGGATAGAATCCAGTGATACCAATCGTGCGCAATTTGAAGAAGTTAAGAAAATCTGGGAGCTTTCTACGATCACCGAAGATTTTGAGCAACTGGATACAGACACGAGCTGGAATAGTGTTCAACAGCGTATACTGGAAAAAGAAGGCTTGCATGGTAAAAAATCAAAATTTTCCATGCTTTGGAAAGTTGCTGCAGTTCTAATTTTATTATTTAGTGTTAGTATACCGTTCTTGTACAACCGCTCAACGACACTGGTGGCAGATAGCACTAAAGAATTTGTACTACCAGACAATTCTCAGGTCTGGTTAAAGAAAGGAAGCCAATTAACCTATCACAAAACTTTTAATGATGCTACCCGAGAGGTAGCATTAGAAGGAGAAGGCTATTTTATCGTTAAAAAGAATAAAGAAAAGCCATTTTCTATCCAATTGGGTCCTACCACTACCACCGTTCTGGGAACTGAATTTAACTTAAAGAAGCAGGATCAAACAGATATGGTGTCTCTGACACTAATAGAAGGTAGCGTACAATTTGCAAATGATAAAGAGTCAAAACTAATCAAACCGGGAGAAACCATTACGACTACTTCAAACGGGAAACTATCGGTAAGTTCTACCAGTAATCCAAATGTAGATTCCTGGAGAACTAAAATTTTGAAGTTTGAACAAACTGAACTTTCTCAGGTTATTCAAAATATAGTAAATACCTACGATACCAAAATAGAAATTGCTAATAAAGAACTTCTTAGCTGTAAACTTACCGCTACCTTTGAAAAACAGTCTATAGATGAAGTTATAGAGGCCCTGGTTTTATTATATCAATTTTCAGTAGAAAAAGAAGCTAATGTAATACGATTAACAAACGGACGTTGTACGTCTTGATGCAGTATTATTATCGTTACATATCATCTTTTATACTGATCGTATGGATACCGGTCCTTTGTATTTCTCAAACCGATGTAAATGCTTTACTTTCTCAAAAACAAAGCTTAACGGCTGTAAACCAAAGCTTGCAAGAGGTGCTAAACCAATTGGAAAGAAAGGGAGGTGTTACATTTGCCTATGCAGAAAATACGGTGGATTTACAACGTATGGTTTCTATAGATATAAAACAAAAACCAATACTGGATATACTTCAACAACTATTTTCTGAGTCCGGATATGCCTTTAAAAACATAGGGAAACAGATACTAATTTATAAAGAAATTAGTAAAGAATCTGTAGTTTTAAATGGTTATGTCAAAGAAAAAAATTCAAGAGAGTCGTTATCAGAAGCAACTATCTATCTTCCGGAATTACAAATAGGTACTATTACCAACAACTATGGCTTTTTCTCTATAAAAATACCTAAGGGTACCTATGAAGTAGTAACCTCAACCTTAAGCTATCAAGAGAATAGGCAGGTTATAATAATGGACGCTGATAAAGAAGTAATTATAGCATTAGATATTGTACCGGAAACTATGGATGAAGTTGTAATTACCGCTTCATCATATGATAAGCCAGGTGCATCCGTACGAATGTCTAACCTTAGATTAACCAGTAACCAACTTGAAATTACTCCGGTAGTACTAGGCGAAAAAGATATATTCAAAACAATGCAATTATTACCGGGAATACAATCCGGTACAGAAGGGAGTGCACAGGTTTTAGTAAGAGGAGGTTCCCCGGATCAAAACCTAACTATTCTGGATGAAGCTACGGTTTATAATTCCAATCATTTATTCGGATTCATATCTGTTTACAACGTAGATGCCGTAAAGTCTACTAAAGTATATAAAGGAGCTTTTCCAGCCAGTTACGGGGGCAGGCTATCCAGTGTGACCAATATTACTATGAAAGATGGTAATAAAGAAAGCTTTTCCGGTGCTTTCAATATCGGTTTATTGTCATCATCTTTTCTACTGGAAGGTCCAATTCAAAAAAACAAAACTTCTTTTATATTCAGTGGCAGACGTAGTTTTGCCGATCTTTTGATAAGACCTTTTCAACAGAATAATAGTAACCCAGCAAATTTATATTTCTATGACATGAATGTAAAACTGCATCATATTCTAAATAAGCGTAATAATCTCTACATAAGCAGTTATTTTGGCGAAGACGCTTTTACTACAAGTTCAGAAGAACAGACAAGGCATATAGAACAAAGTTTGAGTTGGGGTAACGTAACAACTACCGCCCGGTGGAATCATCAGTATAGTAATAGCTTATTTTCTAACCTCTCTTTAATTTACAGTAATTATAACCTAAAGGCAGGATATAAAGGGGTGGTAAATACGGAAAATAATAACCAAAATGAGTTTCAAGCCTTTTCCAGAATCAATGATTATAGTATAAAAGCTTCGTTTGACTATTATCCTAATTTAGTACATAGTATTAATTTTGGATTAGAAAGTACGCTTCATAAGTTTGTCCCGGAACGTAAGCAATTGTCCTTACAGACAGGTACCATATCTTCAAACGAACAACGATTAAATTCGCTGGAAAGTGCTATTTATATAGAAGATCAACTTTCGCTTTCACAAAAATTAACCGCTATCCTGGGGGCACGAGGTAATTACTTTGCTATTGATCGTTTTAATACATTTTCTTTTGAACCCCGTTTATCCTTGGCTTATCAGTTTAAACCAAATTATACCTGGAAAGCTTCTTATACCAGAATGAATCAATTTGTTCATCTGTTATCAAACTCAGGAACCGGATTACCTACGGATTTATGGGTTAGTTCTACCCGCAATGTAGCCCCACAACAAGCACAACAATACGTATTAGGGGTTGCAAAGGACTTTACTAATACTGGTTATTCTCTGGAAGTTGAAGGGTATTATAAAGAAATGAACAATATCATCGCCTATAAAGAGAATGCTTCTTTCCTCAATATACAAAATTTACAAACCGGACAGAATGTAAATTGGGAAGATAACATCACTTCCGGTAAAGGCTGGGCTTATGGAATGGAATGGTTGTTAAGAAAGCAAAAAGGCAAATTGCAGGGCTGGTTAGGCTATACCCTCTCTTGGTCAGAAAGGCAATTTGATGAATTAAATCGAGGGAAACTTTTTTTTGACAAATACGATCAACGACATAATATTGCTCTGGTAAGTACCTACACCCCCTCAGAAAAAGTTACCTGGTCTGCTTCCTGGATTTATCGTTCAGGTATTAATTTTACCGTTCCTGATTTTGAAAGTCCATCGGTTAACAATGACTTCTCCATTGGGATAGGTTCCCCCGATTTTCTAGGAGATGCTACGGATACCTTTACAACACAGCGAAATAACATACGAGGAGAAGCAACACATAGATTGAACCTGGGGGTACAATTTCATAAGAAAACTAAAAAAAATAACCTACGTACCTGGCAATTTTCTATTTACAATATATACGCCCGTAAAAACCCTTTTTATTATTACGTCAGTGATGGTAATTCAAGTCCTATTGGGATAGGAAATTCTAGTCAAACGCTTGAAAAGTCTTTAAGGCGCGTATCAGTCCTTGTTTTTATTCCTTCTATTAATTACTCTTATACATTTTAATAATGAAATATTGTTATTATATATTATCAGTAAGTCTATTAATTCTAATATTTAGTTGTGATGATAAGGTTGATTTGGAACAATTTATTGATGATTCTGAAGAATTAACTTTAGTCTATAGTTCTATTTCACCCCAAGACACTATATTAAAAGTTAGGGTCTTAAAGACCTTATCTTCTGATAACAATATTGAGATTAATAATTCAGATGCCTTTGTAATCCCGAATGCTGTTATTACTTTATCAGATGCTACTAATAATAGTGTTAGATTATCTTACAACTCAGATGATAAGAATTATCAAATTGAAGCTACACAATTAGAAATACTTCCCGGAGCTACTTATTTTTTATCTGTTATGGTTGACCAAAGGGAATTTACATCTTCCTGTACCATTCCAAATAATGCGGTTACCGAACTTGCTTTTGAACTTACCGATAATTTAAATAATGCCGGTGATTTAAAAGAATCTGTAACTATTAGATTTCTAGATATCCCCGAAGCATCTAATAATTATATTGTAGGTGCGAGAATAGAAGATGATGCTTTTGATTTGTTCTTAGATTTTGAAAATCGACGTTTTATAACGGATCAGATAGAAGACGGTGCATTACTCGCTTCCTTTGGTTTTTTTAATAATAATCCGGATTCGGTCACTGATATTACCCTTCAGGTAGCAAATGTTGAACCTATATTGTACGACAGTTTATTTGCAAGTTATTCCAATAAAGAAAATAGGCAAAACCCCTTTTACGAGGTTATTATTCCCCCCAACAACATTGAGGGAGAAAATGCATATGGTGTTTTTGCTGGTTTTCAAATTACCGAGCGATTAATTACCTATCAATAAAGTAACCAATTACACATTTCGTAGAATAAATAGGATAATAAAGGCTTAAAATTAATTTTTATGAGTATATACAGGTATTTTTTGAAGTATTTATATTTCATTTTATAAACTTGGGTATTTTAAAATAGGTATTAAATTTCTTTTTTAGTATTTTTCAACAGTGAAACCAAGCCTACAATTTTTATTGATTGCTAAATAAATAAACATATTATTTTATGCTGTATTAGCTGTTTAATTGTATACTTGATTGCATTTATTAAAATTTAATAATACAAAATTTACTATGCGAACTGCTTCTGAAAAAAAATCACTAGTTTCTCTATCAAACTACGGAATTACAAATACAAATATTCATTACCAATTATCTTCATCCGAACTTCATCGTATTTGTACAGCTGAGGGTTTAGGTACAGAAACAGATTTAGGGGCGTTAGCCATTACAACGGGAAAATTTACCGGAAGGTCACCTAAAGATCGGTTTATCGTTAAAGATAAGATTAGTAAAGATCAGGTTTGGTGGAGTGATATCAATCTTCCTTTTGAAACGGAAAAATTTGATACGCTTTATGATAAAGTAGTGGCTTACTGCAATAAAATAGATCAATTATACGTACGGGATGTATATGCCTGTGCGGATAAAAACTATCAGATGAATATCCGGGTGATTAACGAATACCCGTGGTCTAATATGTTCGCCTACAATATGTTTCTACGACCGAATGACGAAGAATTAAAAAACTTTACACCAGAATGGACCATTCTGAATGCTCCGGGTTTTATGGCTGATCCGGAAGTGGATGGCACCCGACAATCAAATTTTGCTATTTTAAACTTTACACGAAAAATTGTTTTAATTGGAGGTACCGGATATACGGGTGAAATTAAAAAAGGAATTTTTTCAGCCTTGAATTTTATTTTACCTAGGTATAAAGAAACGCTGCCGATGCATTGTTCTGCAAACGTAGGAGAAAAAGGGGATACTGCCATATTTTTTGGTCTGTCCGGCACCGGAAAAACCACTTTATCTACAGACCCCAATCGAAAGTTAATTGGTGACGACGAACATGGATGGACTAAAGAAAATACGATTTTTAATTTTGAAGGTGGGTGTTATGCTAAAGTAATTAATTTGTCCGCGGAGAACGAACCCGAAATTTACGGGGCAATCAAAAAAGGCGCTATTCTAGAAAATGTAGTGTTAGATAAAAATGGGACAATAAACTTTAGTGATACCTCCATTACCCAAAATACCCGCGTAAGTTATCCGATCAACCATATTGAAAATATTCAACAACCATCTATTGGTAAAAATCCGCAAAATATTTTCTTTTTAACCGCAGATGCCTTTGGTGTCCTCCCTCCTATTTCAAAACTTACTCCAAGTCAGGCAGCTTATCATTTTATTTCGGGATATACGGCAAAAGTAGCAGGGACAGAAGCTGGGGTTAAAGAACCTATTCCTTCGTTTTCCGCTTGTTTTGGAGCCCCGTTTATGCCTTTACATCCCGCAAAATACGCTGAACTACTCATGCAGAAAATCAATAATACGGATATTAATGTATGGTTAGTTAATACCGGATGGACCGGAGGTGTTTATGGAGTAGGAACCCGTATGAAATTACAATATACCCGGGCGATGATCCAGGCAGTTTTAAACGGAGAATTTGGTCCGTACACTTATGAAGAGTATCATATCCATTCCGTATTTGGAGTAGCACAACCCCGGCAATGTAGCGGAGTACCCACAAAGATTTTAAGTCCGCGAGCCACCTGGGCAGATGATAAAGCTTATTATAAAACCGCATTTAAATTAAGTAATGCCTTTAGACATAATTTTAAAAAATTTGAGTCTTATGCCAGTGAAGAAATCCGAAGAGGCGGTCCTCAGCGATATGCGGATTAATTAGGAACAAACTAGTATTTCTACTAAAAAATCAAATGTGTACCCGATGAGGATACACCTTTTTACTTATTCACCGAACAAATGTTTTAACGAATAAACTATTCCCCGGTCACCGGAAACACTGATTTCGCCAACCTTTTCAACATACTTTATTTAAATTTTCTTATTTCTTTTTAGATTTCTTAGAAGAAGCTTTAGATCCTTTATGCTTTAATTTGTTTTTCTCGGCAATTTTATTTTTAATCCTGGTCTCTTCTTCTTTTATTTCCTCCAAAAATTGATTATTATAAGTATTTTTTTTTGCTAACTTTATAATTTTCAGTGCTTTTTTATACTTAGCTTTATATTCGTAGAGAATTGCTTTCTTCAAATATATCATCGCTTTATCTATACCTTTTATAGTAATTGCAAAATTAATAAGCTTTTTCGCTTCGCCATAATCCTCGTTCCATATTAATACGTTAATATACTTAGAATATATATCTAGCGCATGCAAGTCCTGCGCTAATGCTTGTTGATAATATTCTTTGGCAACTTCAAAATTTTTAAGCTGTTCTGCGTAAATCTGACCCATTAAACCTAAAGCAATGACGTTATTCTGGTTATAAGATAATGCATAACTTAAAGATTCTACGGCTTCTTCTAAATTATAAGGATAAGCGTCTAACGCCTGGAATATATATTTATCTAATAAATTACTCATTTTTATATTTTTGATTCATCACGTAAATCGTGTTTTAACCGATTTCTTTGATTTTTAAAAGTCTTTTGTTTCATTACTTTTTTAAAATTAGTTCCTTTAAATACTCTAACCGGATTACCTCGTTGTACATGCAAATGATTTTCCCATTGATCGCTTAACGATTCTTTTAGTTTGTTCAATTGAACTTCAAGCAATTTCTCTTTTAATCGCCTTATTGCCATCTTTTTGTTTTGATGTTGTGAACGACTATCCATTGCTACCACTGAAATTCCTGTAGTTATATGAATTGCTCGTACTGCGGAATTAACTTTATTTACATTCTGACCACCGGGACCGGAACTTCGCATTGTTTGAAAAGTGATTTCTTTATCAGA from Aquimarina sp. ERC-38 includes these protein-coding regions:
- a CDS encoding tetratricopeptide repeat protein gives rise to the protein MSNLLDKYIFQALDAYPYNLEEAVESLSYALSYNQNNVIALGLMGQIYAEQLKNFEVAKEYYQQALAQDLHALDIYSKYINVLIWNEDYGEAKKLINFAITIKGIDKAMIYLKKAILYEYKAKYKKALKIIKLAKKNTYNNQFLEEIKEEETRIKNKIAEKNKLKHKGSKASSKKSKKK
- the prfH gene encoding peptide chain release factor H, with amino-acid sequence MKQKIIQITAGRGPAECCQVVAIVLKYFIEEVKQIKLNHTVIQRISGPENGTVQSATIKLEGEGLQAFVNSWIGTIQWIGTSTFREYHKRKNWFIGIYELETVMMKEISDKEITFQTMRSSGPGGQNVNKVNSAVRAIHITTGISVVAMDSRSQHQNKKMAIRRLKEKLLEVQLNKLKESLSDQWENHLHVQRGNPVRVFKGTNFKKVMKQKTFKNQRNRLKHDLRDESKI
- the pckA gene encoding phosphoenolpyruvate carboxykinase (ATP), encoding MRTASEKKSLVSLSNYGITNTNIHYQLSSSELHRICTAEGLGTETDLGALAITTGKFTGRSPKDRFIVKDKISKDQVWWSDINLPFETEKFDTLYDKVVAYCNKIDQLYVRDVYACADKNYQMNIRVINEYPWSNMFAYNMFLRPNDEELKNFTPEWTILNAPGFMADPEVDGTRQSNFAILNFTRKIVLIGGTGYTGEIKKGIFSALNFILPRYKETLPMHCSANVGEKGDTAIFFGLSGTGKTTLSTDPNRKLIGDDEHGWTKENTIFNFEGGCYAKVINLSAENEPEIYGAIKKGAILENVVLDKNGTINFSDTSITQNTRVSYPINHIENIQQPSIGKNPQNIFFLTADAFGVLPPISKLTPSQAAYHFISGYTAKVAGTEAGVKEPIPSFSACFGAPFMPLHPAKYAELLMQKINNTDINVWLVNTGWTGGVYGVGTRMKLQYTRAMIQAVLNGEFGPYTYEEYHIHSVFGVAQPRQCSGVPTKILSPRATWADDKAYYKTAFKLSNAFRHNFKKFESYASEEIRRGGPQRYAD